In bacterium, a single genomic region encodes these proteins:
- a CDS encoding hemerythrin domain-containing protein: MTGSCDSLVREHETIERVLDMLEARVRAVAEGAPIDTDYFTAAIGFVRHFADGLHHQKEEQVLFPALCAAGMSREAGPVAVMLYEHDLGRGHIRAMEAALTPAAGGDMAARRQLIREALAYVALLRAHIQKENMILFPLAERALDPASQERLLQQFAALEERERDRSQSQRDWVDSLTT; encoded by the coding sequence ATGACCGGATCGTGCGATTCTCTGGTGCGGGAGCATGAAACCATCGAACGCGTCCTCGACATGCTGGAAGCCCGGGTGCGCGCCGTGGCCGAAGGCGCCCCGATCGACACCGACTACTTCACCGCCGCGATCGGCTTCGTCCGCCATTTTGCCGACGGGCTCCACCATCAGAAGGAGGAGCAGGTCCTCTTCCCTGCCCTCTGCGCGGCCGGCATGTCGCGGGAAGCCGGCCCGGTCGCGGTCATGCTCTACGAGCACGACTTGGGACGTGGTCATATCCGGGCCATGGAAGCGGCGCTGACGCCCGCTGCCGGCGGCGACATGGCCGCGCGTCGGCAGCTGATCCGTGAGGCCCTGGCCTATGTCGCGCTTTTGCGCGCCCACATTCAAAAGGAGAACATGATCCTCTTCCCGCTGGCCGAGCGCGCCCTCGATCCGGCCAGCCAGGAGCGTCTGCTCCAGCAATTTGCCGCGTTGGAGGAGCGTGAGCGCGACCGCAGCCAGTCGCAGCGCGACTGGGTCGACTCGCTGACAACCTGA
- a CDS encoding cytochrome b N-terminal domain-containing protein, which yields MTTKTSGLGLFWQNVVSLPSSLRESFARRSAPTSDRARSQSIFANIFLHIHSTRVHPHALRLSYTWGLGVASAALFFILTVTGVLLMIYYKPSTELAYQSIKDLHYVVPTGRFIRNIHRWAAQLMVITVLLHMARVFYTGSYKKPREFNWVIGLGLFVLTLALSFTGYLLPWDQLAYWAITIGANIAASPTELTDAIGITHWFNIGAFQKELLLGASEVGEDALIRFYVLHVMILPILLAIGMSAHIWRVRKDGGLSRPGRHTTAAGKGVGASQPVPQTPSSSPTKTYGLMCVVKGKTPATDQNLDETVPSWPYLLRAELLVLMVFTFFSLVLAYFFDAPLKELANPSVPENPAKAPWYFLGLQEMVSYSAFIGGVVVPAVAMIGLALIPYLDREREQVGVWFSGAVGRVVAWRSLVFGAIAAVAMVAIPVNFGWLRNWFPGIPQLWIILINPGTILTALYVLWSVYELKRSGSTRMAAIALFTCFLVGFAILTTVGTVFRGPNWDFYWWPSQWPTH from the coding sequence ATGACAACAAAAACCTCCGGACTGGGGCTCTTCTGGCAGAATGTCGTCTCGCTGCCGTCGTCGCTGCGGGAGTCGTTCGCGCGCCGCTCGGCGCCGACCTCCGACCGCGCGCGTTCGCAATCGATCTTCGCCAACATCTTTCTGCACATCCACTCCACGCGGGTCCATCCGCACGCGCTGCGGCTCTCCTACACCTGGGGACTGGGGGTCGCATCGGCGGCGCTCTTCTTCATTCTCACCGTGACCGGCGTGCTGCTGATGATCTACTACAAACCGTCCACCGAACTGGCCTACCAGTCGATCAAGGACCTTCACTATGTGGTCCCCACCGGCCGGTTCATCCGCAACATCCATCGCTGGGCGGCGCAACTGATGGTCATCACCGTGCTCTTGCACATGGCCCGGGTGTTCTACACCGGCTCCTACAAAAAGCCGCGCGAGTTCAACTGGGTGATCGGGCTGGGGCTGTTTGTGCTGACGCTGGCGCTGTCGTTTACCGGCTATCTGCTGCCGTGGGACCAATTGGCCTACTGGGCGATCACGATCGGCGCCAACATTGCCGCCTCGCCGACCGAACTGACCGACGCGATCGGGATCACGCACTGGTTCAACATCGGCGCCTTCCAGAAGGAGTTGCTGCTGGGCGCCAGCGAAGTGGGCGAGGACGCGTTGATCCGCTTCTATGTGCTCCATGTCATGATCCTGCCCATCCTGCTGGCGATCGGGATGTCGGCGCACATCTGGCGGGTGCGCAAGGATGGCGGGCTGTCCCGTCCGGGACGCCACACCACCGCCGCGGGCAAGGGGGTGGGAGCATCGCAGCCGGTTCCGCAGACGCCGTCCTCGTCGCCGACCAAGACCTACGGCCTCATGTGCGTGGTGAAGGGCAAGACGCCAGCCACCGACCAGAACCTCGACGAAACGGTTCCATCGTGGCCCTACCTTCTGCGCGCCGAACTGCTCGTTCTCATGGTCTTCACATTCTTCTCATTGGTGCTGGCCTACTTCTTCGATGCGCCATTGAAGGAACTGGCCAATCCGTCGGTGCCGGAAAATCCGGCGAAGGCCCCGTGGTACTTCCTCGGTCTGCAGGAGATGGTGTCGTATTCCGCCTTCATCGGCGGCGTCGTGGTGCCGGCCGTGGCGATGATCGGGCTGGCTTTGATTCCGTATCTGGATCGCGAGCGCGAACAGGTCGGTGTCTGGTTCTCGGGGGCCGTCGGACGGGTGGTGGCCTGGCGGTCGCTCGTGTTCGGCGCCATCGCCGCGGTGGCGATGGTGGCCATCCCGGTTAATTTCGGCTGGTTGCGCAACTGGTTCCCCGGCATCCCGCAATTGTGGATCATTCTCATCAATCCCGGCACGATCCTGACCGCGCTGTATGTGCTCTGGTCGGTCTATGAACTGAAGCGTTCCGGATCCACCCGGATGGCGGCGATCGCGCTGTTCACCTGTTTTCTGGTCGGATTTGCGATCCTGACCACGGTCGGCACGGTGTTCCGCGGACCCAACTGGGACTTCTACTGGTGGCCGTCGCAGTGGCCCACGCATTAG
- a CDS encoding ubiquinol-cytochrome c reductase iron-sulfur subunit, producing the protein MPGRLDPKPIPRRDFLGLAGLWSAAIAIVGSVAGMAQLPKPRVLPEAAGTVKVGPATAYPAGTVKVFTDHRIRVIATDQGVAAMSLICTHLGCVVAEGPDGFHCPCHGSRFDAQGRVLGGPAPRALHWLPISRAADGSLLVDTKGDVPPGTFYEV; encoded by the coding sequence ATGCCGGGTCGCTTAGATCCCAAGCCGATCCCGCGACGGGATTTTCTCGGACTGGCGGGGTTGTGGAGCGCGGCGATTGCCATCGTGGGGTCGGTGGCGGGAATGGCGCAACTTCCCAAGCCGCGTGTGTTGCCGGAAGCCGCGGGCACCGTCAAGGTGGGGCCGGCCACGGCCTATCCCGCGGGGACGGTCAAGGTGTTCACCGATCATCGCATCCGGGTGATTGCGACCGACCAGGGCGTGGCGGCGATGTCTTTAATCTGCACCCATCTGGGATGCGTGGTGGCCGAAGGCCCCGATGGTTTCCACTGCCCGTGCCACGGTTCCCGGTTCGATGCCCAGGGGCGGGTCTTGGGCGGACCGGCGCCGCGGGCGTTGCACTGGTTGCCGATCTCGCGCGCCGCCGATGGTTCCCTGCTGGTCGACACCAAGGGCGATGTCCCGCCCGGGACATTCTACGAGGTCTGA
- a CDS encoding molybdopterin-dependent oxidoreductase encodes MNDKDEKHEGLLAPVNRRKFILGAGTGLAAFWAGSAFGQLEEFDIIDVDPLRTYPYRGWEDLYRRQYTWDRVVRSTHSANCTGSCSWKVYVKDGVMLREEQAGDYPRISEDLPDYNPRGCQKGACFVEYVYGAQRLKYPLIRAGERGEGKWKRASWDEALTVIADKLLDNVFQHGPDTNTFFTVIPAMSPVSFCGGTRLAHFLGGVVCSFYDWYCDLPPGEPITWGVQTESCECADWFNAKYIVLWGANINATRIPDAHFAWEARYNGAKVVCISPDYNCSAIHSDLFLPIAPGSDAVLALAAARYILESNLHDVPYIKEQTDLPFLVRRDNGRFLRAADLSADGKPNQFFVWDQASGAPRPVPGCEGSEQKTLKLEGLDPALEGEWTVRGADGASMEVTTVLGLLRATLADPQYSLERAAERCHLPVDDIRRFADDLGRTKPAMIIHGAGTNHWYHNDLLNRAMILLVALTGNVGKNGGGFNHYVGQERIWPEHGFKMLAFPKGAKKQRFQNTTMWTYCHSKMSDPHKIDGKPIEHYILESVRKGWMPLWPKNDWEKLDATQMHDLPRKPRSLIVWRANYLNQAKGNEAILRSLWKDLDLIVDVNYRMDTTALYSDVVLPAASYYEKTDLNSTDCHSYLHPFSKVLDPLYESKTDWDIFQALAAKIEERAKARGQTHFRDEGLDWDRDFGRFLADWNDDGKLAGDEDACNFILANSEETKGMSYKSLQDGPARFTGIDAEVWNSDIEPGRAYTPFTHQIEKKRPWRTLTGRQQFYVDHEWYLALGEQLPTHKEPQDDPEHPLYWNTPHGRWSIHSTWRDNRYLLRLQRGVPIVYIHPDDAAQRNIADNDWVKIFNQEGFAVVRAKILPGEKAGRLTMYHGWEKYLGFQQGGWQSLTYIKIKPTQLIGGYGHLNFRLNYWGPTGNNRDIKVDIARYTGPVADYSGAAS; translated from the coding sequence ATGAACGACAAAGACGAAAAGCACGAAGGTCTGCTTGCGCCGGTGAACCGCCGCAAGTTCATCCTCGGCGCCGGAACCGGCCTGGCCGCCTTCTGGGCCGGCAGCGCCTTCGGGCAACTGGAGGAGTTCGACATCATCGATGTCGATCCCCTGCGCACCTATCCTTATCGTGGTTGGGAGGATCTCTACCGCCGCCAGTACACCTGGGACAGGGTGGTGCGTTCGACCCACTCCGCCAACTGCACTGGCTCGTGCTCGTGGAAGGTGTATGTCAAGGACGGCGTCATGCTGCGCGAGGAGCAGGCCGGCGATTACCCGCGCATCAGCGAAGATCTGCCCGATTACAACCCGCGCGGCTGCCAGAAGGGCGCCTGCTTTGTCGAGTACGTCTACGGCGCCCAGCGCCTGAAATATCCCCTGATTCGCGCCGGCGAGCGCGGCGAGGGGAAGTGGAAGCGCGCCTCCTGGGATGAGGCGCTGACCGTGATCGCCGACAAGCTGCTCGACAATGTCTTCCAGCACGGTCCCGACACCAACACCTTCTTCACCGTCATACCGGCGATGTCGCCGGTGTCGTTCTGCGGCGGGACACGCCTCGCCCACTTTCTCGGCGGCGTGGTGTGCTCCTTCTATGACTGGTATTGCGATCTGCCGCCGGGGGAGCCGATCACCTGGGGCGTGCAGACCGAGTCATGCGAGTGCGCTGATTGGTTCAACGCCAAGTACATTGTGCTCTGGGGCGCCAACATCAACGCCACGCGCATCCCCGATGCGCACTTTGCCTGGGAGGCGCGCTACAACGGCGCCAAGGTGGTCTGCATCTCTCCCGATTACAATTGCTCGGCGATACACTCCGATCTGTTCCTGCCGATCGCGCCGGGCAGCGACGCGGTCTTGGCGCTGGCGGCGGCGCGCTACATTCTTGAGAGCAACCTGCACGATGTCCCCTATATCAAAGAGCAGACCGACCTGCCCTTCCTGGTGCGCCGCGACAACGGACGTTTCCTGCGCGCGGCCGATCTGTCCGCCGACGGCAAGCCAAACCAGTTCTTTGTCTGGGATCAGGCCTCAGGCGCGCCGAGGCCCGTGCCCGGTTGCGAGGGCTCGGAGCAGAAGACGCTCAAGCTGGAGGGCCTCGATCCGGCGCTGGAAGGGGAGTGGACGGTGCGTGGCGCCGACGGCGCCTCCATGGAAGTCACCACCGTGCTCGGACTTCTGCGCGCGACGCTGGCCGATCCGCAGTACTCGCTGGAGCGCGCCGCCGAACGCTGTCATCTGCCGGTGGATGACATCCGCCGCTTTGCCGACGACCTCGGTCGCACCAAGCCGGCGATGATCATCCATGGCGCCGGCACCAATCACTGGTACCACAACGATCTGCTCAACCGCGCGATGATCCTGCTGGTGGCGTTGACCGGAAACGTGGGCAAAAACGGCGGCGGCTTCAATCACTACGTCGGACAGGAACGCATCTGGCCCGAACACGGCTTCAAGATGCTGGCCTTCCCCAAAGGCGCCAAGAAACAGCGGTTCCAGAACACGACGATGTGGACTTACTGCCACTCGAAGATGTCCGACCCGCATAAAATCGACGGCAAGCCGATCGAGCATTACATCCTGGAGTCGGTGCGCAAGGGTTGGATGCCGCTGTGGCCCAAGAATGACTGGGAGAAACTGGACGCCACGCAAATGCACGACCTGCCGCGCAAGCCACGCTCGCTCATCGTCTGGCGCGCCAACTATCTCAATCAGGCCAAGGGGAACGAGGCCATCCTCCGCTCGCTGTGGAAGGACCTCGACTTGATCGTCGATGTCAACTACCGCATGGACACCACCGCCCTCTACAGCGATGTGGTCCTCCCGGCGGCATCGTATTACGAGAAAACCGACCTGAACTCGACCGACTGCCACTCATACTTGCACCCGTTTTCGAAGGTTCTCGATCCACTCTACGAATCGAAGACCGACTGGGACATCTTCCAGGCCCTGGCCGCCAAGATCGAGGAACGCGCCAAGGCGCGCGGCCAGACGCACTTTCGCGATGAGGGTCTCGACTGGGATCGTGATTTCGGCCGTTTCCTGGCCGACTGGAACGATGACGGCAAACTCGCCGGCGACGAGGACGCCTGCAATTTCATCCTCGCCAACTCGGAAGAGACCAAAGGGATGTCATACAAGTCGCTGCAGGATGGTCCGGCGCGCTTTACCGGCATCGACGCGGAAGTCTGGAATTCGGATATCGAGCCGGGACGCGCCTACACCCCGTTTACGCATCAGATCGAAAAGAAACGTCCCTGGCGCACTCTGACCGGCCGCCAGCAGTTCTACGTCGACCACGAGTGGTATCTGGCGCTGGGCGAGCAGTTGCCGACGCACAAGGAACCGCAGGACGATCCGGAACACCCGCTCTACTGGAACACGCCGCATGGACGCTGGTCGATTCACTCAACCTGGCGCGACAACCGCTACCTTTTGCGCCTGCAGCGCGGCGTGCCGATTGTCTACATCCACCCCGACGATGCCGCCCAGCGCAACATTGCCGACAACGACTGGGTGAAGATCTTCAACCAGGAGGGATTCGCGGTGGTGCGCGCCAAGATCCTTCCCGGCGAGAAGGCGGGGCGCCTGACCATGTACCACGGTTGGGAGAAGTACCTCGGCTTCCAACAGGGCGGATGGCAGTCGCTGACCTACATCAAGATCAAGCCGACCCAGTTGATCGGCGGTTACGGCCACCTGAACTTCAGACTCAATTACTGGGGGCCGACAGGAAACAACCGCGACATCAAAGTCGACATCGCCAGGTACACCGGTCCGGTGGCGGACTACAGCGGCGCGGCCTCATAA
- a CDS encoding Rrf2 family transcriptional regulator, producing MISHTAEYAIRAMAALSRLSDGGLVGAGALSRSSGVPANYLSKIMHTLGRAGLVDSVRGPGGGFRLARPARRLTAYEIVTLFDDLDGRRRCFLGNKTCSDHHACAAHAMWSGVWDKYETFLRQMTLEKLEPPLKPPFRARPGTANRRAPA from the coding sequence ATGATCTCGCACACCGCCGAATATGCCATCCGCGCGATGGCCGCCCTCAGCCGATTGTCCGACGGCGGCTTGGTCGGCGCCGGGGCCCTCTCCCGCTCCAGCGGCGTCCCCGCCAACTACCTTTCCAAGATCATGCACACCCTCGGACGCGCCGGCCTGGTCGACTCGGTCCGCGGCCCCGGCGGCGGCTTCCGTTTGGCCCGCCCCGCCCGCCGTCTGACCGCCTACGAAATCGTGACGCTCTTCGACGACCTCGACGGCCGGCGGCGTTGTTTCCTCGGCAACAAGACTTGCAGCGACCATCATGCCTGCGCCGCCCACGCGATGTGGTCGGGGGTGTGGGACAAGTACGAAACCTTCCTGCGGCAAATGACGCTGGAGAAACTGGAGCCGCCGCTCAAACCCCCGTTCCGCGCCCGACCGGGCACGGCCAACCGACGCGCGCCCGCATGA
- a CDS encoding FAD-dependent oxidoreductase, translating into MNYPITIPDREYWKRQIKCQYACPVHTDARGYVRAIADGDDRTAYLIARGPNPLASICGRVCGAPCEQACRRGDFDDPIAIRALKRYVCSQFGPEGENAPAQLVDFLRRAALGADRACEDHDELLPLLQALTDQSVPRARGESVGIIGSGPAGLACAHDLALLGFDVTIYEMEPVLAGMLATGVPEYRLPRDLIRAEVDVIIAMGVKARTSCQVGRDVSFAELRQQHDAVVVAVGAKRSRRLPLPGSEAPEVLGGVEFLRAVSLGEPVSLGHRVVVIGGGNVAYDVGRTVLRQISLDAARTALRAAGVAEVHLCSLESLEEMPADDIEIIEGAEEGILRHNSLGPKAILTDADGHVRGVEFQKCLRVFDENRRFAPLFDPNDTTVIPCDHVLVAIGQSVDLSFVSGAEGVALNERGLITCDPVSGRTEWPDLYVAGDLAYGPKLLIHAVASGKAVARAIYEQVTGHPLRHDQVELHFPIADYGREKNYEKTPRLHLPTAPVTERVHSNSVEVERPFDACAARREAGRCFDCGVNTIFDGEKCILCGGCADVCPSLCLRLVSLERLVADGAASEVIDRQLDGFPAAEATAIVKDETICIRCGLCAERCPTGAITMERFLFKELPVCRVA; encoded by the coding sequence ATGAATTACCCGATCACCATACCCGACCGCGAGTACTGGAAGCGGCAGATCAAGTGCCAGTACGCCTGTCCGGTGCACACCGACGCGCGCGGGTATGTGCGGGCCATTGCCGACGGGGATGACCGGACCGCCTATCTGATCGCGCGCGGGCCGAATCCGCTGGCGTCGATCTGCGGACGGGTCTGCGGCGCCCCGTGCGAACAGGCCTGCCGTCGCGGCGACTTCGATGACCCGATCGCCATTCGCGCCCTCAAGCGCTATGTCTGTTCGCAGTTCGGCCCGGAAGGGGAGAACGCCCCGGCGCAGTTGGTCGACTTCCTGCGCCGTGCCGCCCTTGGCGCCGACCGCGCCTGCGAGGATCACGATGAGCTCCTGCCGCTTCTGCAGGCGCTCACCGATCAATCGGTGCCGCGGGCGCGGGGGGAAAGCGTGGGGATCATCGGCAGCGGGCCGGCCGGGCTGGCCTGTGCGCACGATCTGGCGCTGCTGGGCTTTGATGTCACCATCTATGAAATGGAGCCGGTATTGGCCGGGATGCTCGCCACCGGCGTGCCGGAGTACCGTCTGCCGCGCGATCTGATCCGCGCCGAGGTCGATGTGATCATCGCCATGGGGGTCAAGGCGCGCACATCCTGCCAGGTCGGCAGGGATGTGTCGTTCGCCGAGCTGCGGCAGCAGCATGATGCGGTGGTCGTCGCGGTGGGCGCCAAGCGCTCGCGGCGCCTGCCATTGCCCGGCTCCGAGGCCCCCGAAGTTCTGGGCGGCGTCGAGTTCCTGCGCGCGGTCTCGCTCGGCGAGCCGGTGTCGCTCGGACACCGGGTGGTGGTCATCGGCGGCGGCAATGTCGCCTACGATGTCGGGCGCACGGTCTTGCGCCAGATTTCGCTGGATGCGGCGCGCACCGCATTGCGCGCCGCCGGTGTGGCCGAGGTGCATCTTTGCTCGCTGGAGTCGCTGGAGGAGATGCCCGCCGATGACATTGAAATTATCGAGGGTGCCGAGGAGGGCATTCTGCGCCACAACAGTCTGGGACCGAAGGCGATCCTGACCGATGCCGACGGGCATGTCCGCGGGGTTGAGTTCCAGAAATGTCTGCGAGTCTTCGACGAAAACCGCCGCTTCGCGCCGCTGTTTGATCCCAATGACACCACGGTCATTCCCTGCGATCATGTGCTGGTCGCCATCGGGCAGTCGGTTGATCTGTCATTCGTATCCGGCGCCGAAGGGGTGGCGCTCAATGAACGCGGACTGATTACCTGCGATCCGGTCAGCGGCCGCACGGAGTGGCCCGATCTGTACGTGGCCGGCGATCTGGCGTACGGGCCCAAGTTGCTCATCCATGCGGTCGCCTCCGGCAAAGCGGTGGCGCGGGCGATCTACGAGCAGGTCACCGGGCACCCGCTGCGGCACGACCAGGTTGAGCTGCACTTTCCGATCGCCGACTACGGACGCGAGAAGAATTACGAAAAGACGCCGCGTCTGCATCTGCCGACCGCGCCGGTCACCGAGCGTGTGCACTCCAACAGCGTCGAGGTCGAGCGTCCGTTCGACGCCTGCGCCGCGCGGCGCGAGGCGGGGCGTTGCTTCGATTGCGGGGTCAACACCATCTTCGACGGCGAAAAGTGCATCCTCTGCGGCGGTTGCGCCGACGTCTGCCCCTCGCTGTGCCTGCGATTGGTGTCGCTGGAGCGGCTGGTTGCCGATGGCGCGGCGTCGGAGGTCATCGATCGCCAGCTCGATGGCTTCCCCGCGGCGGAGGCCACCGCGATCGTCAAGGATGAGACCATCTGCATCCGTTGCGGTCTGTGTGCCGAGCGTTGTCCCACCGGCGCGATCACCATGGAACGTTTTCTCTTCAAGGAGTTGCCGGTATGCCGGGTCGCTTAG
- a CDS encoding c-type cytochrome gives MSAPDIKSIDYRVKVWLLVAGMLTILALLAAAVRENFLTEWRLHQRAYRDILETKATDRQGQDIRDRFEVRLRQAVVPDLGAIDRCLSCHTGIDDPRMTDVPQPYKVHPGDILDIHPPERFGCTICHRGQGAAVTFAEAKAEDYFWDYPLLPRELTEASCGLCHTPAELEGRGGSRLAEGARLFEAKGCRGCHQLGGRGGSIGPVLDNEGLKIKHQLPMAGVDGPHTVPQWLIEHFRDPQKIVAGSKMKTPGLNHDEILALTTFMLAQQPRDLPRSYLSPAFHAALSLKNRPSDWTGVQLYAQFCATCHGSGAIGRYDKFYKKFMPAIRSASFLTVADSSYLANTIRDGRPGTLMPGWSTEKGGLDDSEIARIIAYLRAGSAETEAVSLSIPPVRLDGGRAEHGRALYTRLCVGCHAPGGIGDLAPALANPTFQKYASNEMLYQTIAYGRRNTAMPAFRAPAAGGLDDAAVIDLIAYLRTLGARTTAPASPSTAQVTTGMLP, from the coding sequence ATGTCAGCGCCGGATATCAAATCGATCGATTATCGTGTCAAGGTCTGGCTCCTGGTGGCCGGGATGCTGACAATCCTGGCGCTGCTGGCCGCCGCGGTGCGGGAGAACTTCCTCACCGAATGGCGTCTGCATCAGCGCGCCTACCGTGACATTCTTGAAACCAAGGCCACCGACCGGCAGGGGCAGGACATTCGCGACCGGTTCGAAGTGCGGCTGCGTCAGGCGGTGGTCCCCGACCTGGGCGCGATCGACCGTTGTCTCTCCTGTCACACCGGTATCGACGATCCGCGCATGACCGATGTGCCGCAACCCTACAAGGTCCATCCGGGTGATATCCTCGATATTCATCCGCCGGAGCGATTCGGCTGCACCATCTGCCATCGGGGGCAGGGCGCGGCGGTGACCTTTGCCGAAGCCAAGGCCGAGGACTATTTCTGGGATTACCCGCTTCTGCCGCGTGAGTTGACCGAGGCCTCCTGCGGACTGTGTCACACTCCCGCCGAGCTGGAGGGCCGCGGCGGGAGCCGTCTGGCCGAAGGCGCGCGTCTCTTCGAGGCGAAGGGTTGCCGCGGCTGTCATCAACTGGGCGGACGCGGCGGATCGATCGGTCCGGTCCTGGACAACGAGGGGCTCAAGATTAAGCACCAGCTCCCGATGGCCGGCGTCGATGGACCGCACACGGTGCCGCAGTGGCTGATCGAACATTTCCGCGATCCGCAGAAGATCGTCGCGGGCAGCAAGATGAAGACACCCGGCTTGAATCACGACGAAATCCTGGCCCTGACCACCTTCATGCTGGCGCAGCAGCCGCGCGACCTGCCGCGGTCGTACCTGTCGCCGGCCTTTCACGCCGCGCTGTCCCTGAAGAACCGTCCCAGCGACTGGACCGGCGTGCAATTGTACGCGCAGTTCTGCGCGACCTGCCACGGTTCGGGGGCCATTGGCCGTTACGACAAGTTCTACAAGAAATTCATGCCCGCCATCCGGTCGGCGTCGTTCCTGACGGTGGCCGATTCATCCTATCTGGCCAACACCATCCGCGATGGCCGCCCCGGCACACTGATGCCGGGCTGGTCGACGGAGAAGGGCGGGCTTGACGACAGCGAAATCGCGCGGATCATCGCCTATCTCCGCGCCGGATCCGCCGAGACCGAGGCGGTGTCGTTGTCGATTCCGCCGGTGCGTCTGGATGGCGGACGCGCCGAACACGGGCGCGCCCTTTATACGCGGCTTTGTGTCGGATGCCACGCGCCCGGCGGTATCGGCGATTTGGCGCCGGCGCTGGCCAATCCGACGTTCCAGAAATACGCCTCAAATGAAATGCTCTATCAGACGATCGCCTATGGGCGCCGCAACACCGCGATGCCCGCGTTCCGGGCGCCCGCGGCCGGCGGGCTTGATGATGCGGCGGTAATCGACCTCATCGCCTATCTGCGCACTTTGGGGGCGCGCACAACCGCGCCGGCTTCGCCCTCCACCGCCCAGGTCACCACGGGGATGCTGCCATGA
- a CDS encoding 4Fe-4S dicluster domain-containing protein: protein MSQHQYAMVMDLNKCIGCHTCTLACKKQWTDGDGMDYMYWNNVETHPGTGYPRGWHTMGGGFDQQRNLQPSPLPAREDYGEALEYDYAQRLFEGGKKPVMPHKDAKYLPNWDEDVGGWDPNNPYFFYLPRICNHCTHPACLEACPRKAIYKRTEDGIVLIDQQRCQGYRYCIKACPYKKIYFNEVTGKSEKCIFCYPRLEKGKVNACAAQCPGRIRFVGILDDPESPVHKLVRKHQVALGLFPEKGTEPNVYYVPPFNPPKTGNYGKSILDDPRLPLDYLKYLFGPKVVGVISFLEGELKRAQSGQTSEVLQLLIGRDEHVRYRIVPDLVRRDAPPEVQERTDPSKPAGPAIEKKGSRELPASAPGHASLGPTDADPVTAAVSEAFGLGAAGSIAPAAGACGSCAISKLCASSAEYGGPGESAEGLISWY from the coding sequence ATGTCCCAGCATCAATACGCGATGGTGATGGATCTCAACAAGTGCATCGGCTGCCACACCTGCACGTTGGCCTGCAAGAAACAGTGGACCGACGGCGACGGGATGGACTACATGTACTGGAACAACGTCGAGACCCATCCCGGCACCGGTTACCCGCGCGGCTGGCACACCATGGGCGGCGGCTTCGATCAACAGCGCAACCTGCAGCCTTCCCCGTTACCGGCGCGCGAGGATTACGGCGAGGCGCTCGAGTACGATTACGCCCAGCGGCTGTTCGAGGGCGGGAAAAAGCCGGTCATGCCGCACAAGGACGCCAAGTACCTGCCCAACTGGGACGAGGATGTCGGCGGCTGGGATCCGAACAATCCCTACTTCTTCTACCTGCCGCGCATCTGCAATCACTGCACCCACCCGGCCTGCCTCGAGGCCTGCCCGCGCAAGGCGATCTACAAGCGCACCGAGGACGGCATCGTGCTGATCGATCAGCAGCGCTGCCAGGGTTACCGCTACTGCATCAAGGCCTGTCCGTACAAGAAGATTTACTTCAACGAGGTCACCGGCAAAAGCGAGAAGTGCATCTTCTGCTATCCGCGCCTGGAGAAGGGCAAGGTCAACGCCTGCGCCGCGCAGTGCCCGGGACGCATCCGCTTTGTCGGCATCCTCGATGATCCGGAATCGCCGGTGCACAAACTGGTACGCAAGCACCAGGTCGCACTGGGGCTTTTCCCGGAGAAAGGGACCGAGCCGAATGTCTACTATGTCCCGCCCTTCAATCCGCCGAAGACGGGCAATTATGGCAAAAGCATCCTCGATGACCCGCGCCTGCCGCTGGACTATCTGAAGTATCTCTTCGGTCCCAAGGTGGTTGGCGTGATTTCGTTCCTCGAAGGCGAACTGAAGCGCGCCCAGTCGGGGCAGACCAGCGAGGTGCTGCAGTTGCTGATTGGCCGTGATGAGCATGTCCGCTATCGCATCGTTCCCGATCTGGTCCGTCGCGATGCGCCCCCGGAGGTTCAGGAGCGCACCGATCCATCCAAACCGGCGGGCCCCGCCATCGAGAAGAAGGGGAGCCGCGAGTTGCCCGCGTCGGCGCCGGGGCATGCGTCGCTGGGGCCAACCGATGCCGATCCGGTGACCGCCGCGGTCAGCGAGGCCTTTGGCCTGGGCGCGGCCGGCTCGATTGCGCCGGCCGCCGGCGCCTGCGGCAGTTGCGCCATCAGCAAACTGTGCGCCTCCAGCGCCGAATACGGCGGACCCGGCGAAAGCGCGGAGGGATTAATCTCATGGTACTAA